The Hydrogenobacter sp. T-2 region AACCCTTATAAACTCTCTAAGCACTATAGGTGGAGCTGGCACTGGCGAGTCAACCTCAAGAACCAGCTCGTCTCTTATATTACTAAAGACCTTGCATATGAGAAATAACTCTTTTACCTTTATGTAAACTGGAACAGTGTCTGAAAAGACATGTCTAAACTTGCAGTCCTTAAAATAAAAGCTTACAAATCTTTCTTGAGGAGAAACCCATCTAATCGAGAGTTTTACTCTTATGGGTATTTCTTTCCACGATGTAATTACCTCACAAGACTTTTCCTTATCTAAATCCTTAAGTATTTCGGATACCGTCATAGTTTTATTATACCTTCCTCTGTTATTATTGCAGTTATGTTCTCTGGTGGTGTTATATCAAAGGCAATGTGGAGAGCAGGAGAATCTTCAGGAGCTATGGGAATGCCTCTTATAAACTTGATCTCTTTCTCGCTTCTTTCCTCTATAACTATACCATCTCCTGTAGTATATGGGTCAAAGGTAGACTTTGGTGCTACCACGTAAAAGGGTATTCCATGAGCTTTTGCGAGCACTGAGAGAGCATATGTTCCTATTTTGTTTGCCACATGGTAGTCCTTTGTTATTCTGTCCGCACCAACTAAAATGCAGTCCACTAAGCCCTTTTTCATTAGAAAGCCCGCGGTGGAATCGGTTATGAGCTTATGAGGAATGCCTTCCTTTAGAAGTTCCCATGCGGTCAGCCTTGAGCCCTGAAGGTATGGTCTTGTCTCGTCAACCCATACAAAAATGTTTTTTCCTGCGTAGTGGGCTGACCTGATAACTCCAAGGGCTGTGCCCCAGCCAGCGGTTGCCAGAGCACCAGTGTTGCAGTGAGTTAGCACCCTCGCACCAACTGGAATAAGAGCCTGACCTATCTCCCCCATACTTTTGTTAGCCTTGTAGTCCTCTTCTTCTATAGCTTTTGCCTCTGCCTCAATGTCTTTTCCTTCCTCAAAAGCCTTTTTCATCCTATCCAGTGCCCAAAAGAGGTTATAAGCGGTGGGTCTTGTGTTTTTGAGAGTCTCGTAGACCTTCTCTGGGTTCTCTCCAGCCTTTACGCCGAGGACAAAGCCATAAGCAGCAACGCATCCAATAGCGGGTGCTCCCCTTACAGCCATATCCCTTATAGCCTGAGCGACTTCTCCGTAGTCCTTTAGGCTTAACCAGATTTCTTTGTTGGGAAGCTCTCTCTGGTCTAATAGTTGAAGAACATGTCCTTTCCAGTAAAAAGCTTTAACCTCCATAGCCTATACAAGAAATACTTGCAAATTTAGCATAGGGAATTATAATTATACCCGAGTTCGGGTTTGAGGGAGGAAAATGAAAACGCAAAGCTTAGAGGGACTGCTTCAAGGAGCTGGATTGGTTCAAAGTGTATCTCCACAGTATAACAACATATCCTTTGAGGGTGTTCTGCTTGAGGTTTTTGATGGGATAGGCTTAGATGGACAAGTTTCTTCCGAAGGATTGGGTCAAAAGGAACATTCAGACCTTTCAGGGGAAAACCACTACATACAAATACTTTCTG contains the following coding sequences:
- the mtnA gene encoding S-methyl-5-thioribose-1-phosphate isomerase, encoding MEVKAFYWKGHVLQLLDQRELPNKEIWLSLKDYGEVAQAIRDMAVRGAPAIGCVAAYGFVLGVKAGENPEKVYETLKNTRPTAYNLFWALDRMKKAFEEGKDIEAEAKAIEEEDYKANKSMGEIGQALIPVGARVLTHCNTGALATAGWGTALGVIRSAHYAGKNIFVWVDETRPYLQGSRLTAWELLKEGIPHKLITDSTAGFLMKKGLVDCILVGADRITKDYHVANKIGTYALSVLAKAHGIPFYVVAPKSTFDPYTTGDGIVIEERSEKEIKFIRGIPIAPEDSPALHIAFDITPPENITAIITEEGIIKL